aatttatataaacttAATTTATTTTCTAATAGCCGACATCGATTAAACTTCAGATGGCGATATTAATTGATTGGTTTATTTAGTAATAATAGGATTACGTATAAATATTATATAGCCTACTATATTATTGATTTTGATATACAAGGACCAACTTATTgtcaatatgtacatatgcacaaaCCTCTATAGCAGGTAGGAATTGTCTGTGATAAACATTACGCAGAATCATTTGTTGATTTGCATGCCCTTCTCGTAATATTAACTCAGATAAGTCGTTCATACTTCGAGAACTATCCACGTTGTAATATTCAAAAATTGAGTCTCTCCATAAATTACTAGCCGCCCACATCCCGGTACCTACTCCTGAACCAAAATCGAAGTAACTTCTCGGTTGAAACTCTTTATCGCGTTGTCTCAACTCTTGTAATATATTTGTGAGAACTCCGTATTCCTTGGCACCTCGACCAATTGCGTAAACTAAAGATTCATAAGGGCCATATTCAATTGGTTTCCAAGCATAGGTACGATATGCCATAAAGCGTTTGATTAAATTATCACGCTTTCTCCTCCATTGTAGGCCTTCTTCTTCTCCGAGAAACGACAGTTCTTCCAGAGGCATCCGCCGATTAACTTCCTCCATAACcgacttaatttttttattatattccaACTGTTCAATAGGAGGATGACGAGCTTTGATGTATTGATTTAACTGCTGGCAGTcttttaaaatagattttatgGGGTAGTCACCAATTACACGCTCCAAAGCATGGCGCAAATTTATTGGCAACTCAATCGGTCCGACTTTAATAATGCCAGGATGGTGCCGTGGTTTTAGCTCAGCTTTTTCTATTTTCGCAACCAGGATTGGGTCCAATTCCACAGCAATCTTACAAGTCCCTCGCACAAAATATTTGGAAGTATCATATCGTATACAGGTAACTAGCTTTAAGCCTATATTCATCGCGtgtgtttatttttaaaatcaaaatacatCTAAGACTTATATAAAAACCGGCTCATCAGCTGTAGTTATAATGAGCGCTTTCAGTGAACACAGTTAACTGTTGACCAATCGTCACAATCGTTGAGTGATAACTTTCTGAACGCACTGTTGAGTACTTTTGTATTGCACTAATAATCACCTACTCAGATTccacattcacgagttcaaaattgcttcgttctgcgtatctacgtcacagttgacttgAGTGAACAACTGATATGCTGTTTTTATTGCAAATTGCAATAGcatggttttttgtaaatttattttatattaattaataatttaattgtTTAACTAAAATGTTTTTAACCGCAAATACATCGGAGGAATGTATCGTTGTTATCGGTGAACTATAATTTTAACATAAATATTGGCAGTAGATCTTCGAAAGCAGTCACGTTCCCGTTTATCATTGCTATCAAGGCGAACTCTGCATTGTTTTTCAACAAAATTGGCGCAAAGCACTCTATCTCGATGCCATAGGTGATCTAGTAGTTTTGCTAATACTACACAATTACGTGCTAGACCCGTAAAATCAGGTTCGGAATAGATACTGttacgaatttttatttgcaaatcctcttatttgcccttttgctaggatcgtatcgctaaactgttgaataaataactccaatattgaataacggaaaaattgcctttattaaaatacttcacaataacactcaaactgtgcaacgaatagcttaataaccaaactcatatcttaaaggaaactgactttcaaaataatagtgctattgctcgctagatatcgtcttactcgtaactgcttgacaattcaaatcaaactgaattacttcttactcgctggcgccgcttttatagtttacgctgcatacttctaggctcttcgatttccagaacttactagttgtttcggctacaaaatcgccagccacaactacgtgcacaaattattgctcactcttgtgacaaaggtatatgcatgtgtttgtagtttacagtctcccgcacacacataagcgtataagtaaattcatcggtgtgtgacatctcatctcttgctgccttgtatgtaaatgttgctcgtcggaatgtgtacatatgtgtagacgcaattatttattcgtttaagtagatacataaagattgaattattgatgtgaatgtttgtagtttgcgcacataggcatataagtaaatgcatcagtgtgtgacatctctctgggctgccttatatatgtgtatacttgatttaattattaacgtaaatactgcttggcatggccttagcatcgccttagtgatgggataatttagtgatgctaatatccgtgacactgccctccacctaagtctgatcgtcccgatcagacaaatctctcgatctaaacgttgctagcctttccaaatggaccaccttcattttggttcgtggtttaccgatggtttgtatgcggtacactacatcgttgatccgttttacaactttgtatgggccttcccaattacactgcaatttcggggacaaaccttttttacgttgtgggttgtataacagcaccaaatctccttcctgaaaaccttctgaattaattgctttatcatatctggctttcatcttgtcactcataatctttgttcgttgccttatcagatcatgtatttctcttagctcttcttccaaatcactagtggatttcctgacatttctctccgcattggcatctatcccaaacttcaaatcagctggcagtctaaggtcattgccaaaaattacttttgcaggggtttggcccgttgtctcatgcactgctgatcggtaagccatcaagaataatggtatgcgggtatcccattctttatggtacttgtccactactttccttaagtgctcctccaatgttctattgaatcgttctaccataccatcggattgaggatgcaatgcagttgtccgtgtttttcgaatgcccaatgacttacacatttcctggaacacagctgattcgaaattcctgccttggtcagaatgtaactccattggtacaccataccttgcaacccaattgtttataaaaacttctgctaccgtttccgcttcttgatttgggattgggtatacctctggccatttgctgaaataatccataactaccagtacatatttgtttccgccgttgctagtaggaaatggaccggcgacatccatagcgatcctttcaaatggcgcacctgagttatattgcttcatctggccatgacttcgtgttctgggccctttcgctctgctgcaaacctcgcagttcgcaatccaatcagtgaccgactgacggcaaccaacccaatagaatctctgtttaatcttctcgagcgtcttcgtgattccaagatgacctccgcttggaccattatgcagctcgctgagcacatcaggaatcctctttctgggaacaactatcagtttattcttgtatttaccatcctcactctcccatactcgatgaaggcaaccggatatcaattccaaactgttccactgtgcccaatatgacttcgcaatgggactctctgctgacatctcttctctgtttggtctttcatttcgttcgagcccttgcataacacgtgacagatctgcatcttctagctggcactttcttagctgttccttgtcccattcatctgtacatgttatagtcattagccggacatctataatgtcttctttagcctcggcttttgaacagtgcttgcattccaaactacatggtcttcgtgacattgcatcggcatttccatgggtactaccttttcgatgctcaatggaaaagtcatagctttgtagtcgctcgatccaccgtgccaattgtccttctggattacggaactgcagtagccattttaaagctgcgtgatctgtcctgacacggaatcgctggccgtagaggtatttgtgaaaatgtttaacgcactctaccaatgccaacagctctctccgcgtaacgcagtagttcctctctggttttccaatcgaacggctgtaatatgcaactaccttctcctgtccatcgaccagttgtgataaaacgcctcctatagcatatccactcgcatctgtatctataataaatgttgctcctggaatcggatatgctaacattggggcagtgcacaaacgctccttcaatgtttggaaagccacttcttgctccttcttccattcaaaagctttattttttcttgtaagctcatggaggctatgggctacgctggaaaaattttgtacaaatcggcggtaatatgtgcacagcccaaggaaacttcttaattcatgtaggttctgtggtcttggccaatcctttacagcctctatcttttcgttcgcagtgcagatgccctctgtcgttaccttgtgacccaaataatttacttcctttttaaacagcgcacactttttgggacttaacttcagaccagcgccagctattctttggaaaacttcctccaagttcttaagatgttcatcgaaattcttgcccaatacgatgatgtcgtccaggtacaccaagcatgttttccaatgtagtcctttcaatacctgatccatgagtctctcgaaagtagctggtgcattacatagtccaaagggcattactgtaaattgccaaagaccatctccgacgctgaaggctgttttctctttgtcttcctcatttacctccacttgccagtagccgcttttcaagtccagtgtggaaaaccatttcgtaccagagagcgagtccagagtgtcgtcaattcttggcaatgggtagctatcctttttcgtaacgtcattcaacttccggtagtcgacgcaaaacctcatttttccatccttcttctttacaagtactaccggtgagctccagggactagctgatggttcgatgacgccgctgtcgctcatttcttgtataatttgactcacaacttgccgcttcgccagtggaacactacgtggagcttgacggatcggcctcgcatctccagtgtcaatttgatgtttgacaacgttggtgcggcctggtttagaaccatcctggtcaaatatgttcgcgtactttaggagcagttgttttgccttactctgatatgcttcctctagcccctgcgtccatgccgtgatgtcatttgaaagattagtattactagctgaaacgtgttcctggagctgttcacagttaataactacttcagcctcttggcatcttcccaaaatagctcctttagttagtttgagtggtgaattgaactcattgagtactcttactggaacacgtccatcttgttttgtcatagccagggtttttcctacaagtatgttcagtgctgatttgtttgctgcttcgacaacccacaatttgtttgtcccacaatctccatcaacctttgcccagatgactgcttcggattttggtggtattcgctgactctcttccaccagcactcgtttactgctgtagcctctctcgtagccgaaattaagtggtacatccatgttcttatatcgcatcgtcttgctttgcatgtcgatcttgatgccctggtcgattaagaagtccactccaattatgatttcatcaacaatctctgccactataaaattgtgtactaccgtgacgttcccaattgcgacttcacatgatacttctcctagaaccgtgctgtcttctccagtggctgtacgcaatcttgctccatgcaatggtgttatcttcttgttgactaaatccgctcgaatgatggaatgagatgcacccgtatctacagtcagtaaacgttcctttccatccacatgtcctccgacagtaagattgtttgaccttcttccaatttgtgagatagagattatggggcattcaattgagggagccagctgtcgccccttgcggctgactcgctttagtttaacgattgagtggacttggagatttgctcatctccttcagctctgcgtttacggccacccacattgttggagctattgggaccggtgctgcaatgtcgtgcaatatgacctgggttgccgcacttgaaacatttaataactccggcatttctctgttgtgatcccttcagtgcttccaaaattgtgtctacccattctggcctttctacttctacacgatgagctttgtatgctggtttactcaatagtgaggccgtttcctgagtcaatgcatgtgataccgtttcagaaaatgtcagctttgggtttgcgtatgtagctcgcttcgtttccacgtcccgtatgccatttatgaaactctggatttttaccctttcagtgtattccacgggtgcgtccgcatttgcaagatgagccaatctttcaatatctgaagcaaactcctgcaatgtttcatttgctttttggtagcggttttgcaactcaatttggaatatctgtttcctatgctcgcttccataacgtcgttctacagcagccatcaatgcttcataattgttccgctctccttcgggaatcgtctgtagaatttccgctgctggccccttcaatgccacgaatagtgcagcaactttatcttccgaattccagttgttcactgctgcggtcttctcaaactgtagcttaaagacctggaaaggaacagaaccgtcaaaggatggtgtttttacctttgtattgcttgctgaaacagctgggcggtttaattgcaactcttgtatacgacctctcaaagcatccacctcggcttcgattttttcctcaaactgcgttattttctcgtccatacgtgcttcgagttttgatgatatacgcgcctcttgtgcttcgagttgtactgttatgcgtgcctcttgtgctttcagttgtgtctccatttttgatgtaatgcgtgtctcctgcgattctagttgtgatgccatatatgtcttctgttctgccagttgagatgacactgtcgatgtttgagcagatattgcagctaaaatcatgttcaagtctgtactggtaaccgtctgcgatgtttcgttcttctcttcaatttttgttgtctcctcgccatcaagatgaaagacatgctcttccacatcaattccttctgcttccattgcttctcgtagccgtgcctgaagttcgagtttaacgccgcttgtattcaatccacggctctccaactccttcttcagttgcgggatcttcaattcacttaactttgccatgtccttgttgtcctctagaatttattcaacaattcctcttctgacaccaattgttacgaatttttatttgcaaatcctcttatttgcccttttgctaggatcgtatcgctaaactgttgaataaataactccaatattgaataacggaaaaattgcctttattaaaatacttcacaataacactcaaactgtgcaacgaatagcttaataaccaaactcatatcttaaaggaaactgactttcaaaataatagtgctattgctcgctagatatcgtcttactcgtaactgcttgacaattcaaatcaaactgaattacttcttactcgctggcgccgcttttatagtttacgctgcatacttctaggctcttcgatttccagaacttactagttgtttcggctacaaaatcgccagccacaactacgtgcacaaattattgctcactcttgtgacaaaggtatatgcatgtgtttgtagtttacagtctcccgcacacacataagcgtataagtaaattcatcggtgtgtgacatct
The DNA window shown above is from Eurosta solidaginis isolate ZX-2024a chromosome 2, ASM4086904v1, whole genome shotgun sequence and carries:
- the LOC137242233 gene encoding ribosome assembly protein METTL17, mitochondrial; protein product: MNIGLKLVTCIRYDTSKYFVRGTCKIAVELDPILVAKIEKAELKPRHHPGIIKVGPIELPINLRHALERVIGDYPIKSILKDCQQLNQYIKARHPPIEQLEYNKKIKSVMEEVNRRMPLEELSFLGEEEGLQWRRKRDNLIKRFMAYRTYAWKPIEYGPYESLVYAIGRGAKEYGVLTNILQELRQRDKEFQPRSYFDFGSGVGTGMWAASNLWRDSIFEYYNVDSSRSMNDLSELILREGHANQQMILRNVYHRQFLPAIETMYDLVVSSYTLFELPNAESRKEVLLNLWKKCCGYLVIVEEGTRRGSELVNEVRDYVLQLESNDLKGEILAPCPHNLTCPRLTNETDRTPCNFQAAYAPLRVGDVKDERHTTLYSYIVLKKGKLSDATREWPRIVRPTLNRSKHVICRMCTVDAKLQEVIFTQSKHGRDAYRCAKASNWGDRLPVTLGGEIPTIRKTFKRKENLMNEQIYSLK